From one Candidatus Obscuribacterales bacterium genomic stretch:
- a CDS encoding sugar transferase, whose translation MSAARSHEEFRIQALQILDALLVFVAFWFAWDLRDVVLTLMDKAPSDEDHRQSVFWVLYIAVPFTPLVLERFGFYRMMRTKSAGRAAAQLFKGAAVMALFIGMFALFAKYTDVRRLALGIGFCNLVLLLFARDRLVFHYLSTRRLSDEAKERILLAGTNDETEALYGSLDEDIVAGWKVVDHFDLEQGSVEELYNTIKEHSIERVIFATGGASFEKVADAVEACELQGIEAWIAASFIRNQIARPAFDSLGDKPMLVLRSTPDLSWELLCKSLIDRFGAAILILLTSPLWIFSWLGIKITSPGAPAFFHQRRSGRYGKPFRMWKFRTMVPDAEAQLTRIKEEHGNEMEGPVFKLGRDPRVLPFGRLLRRFSIDELPQLYNVLRGDMSLVGPRPLPLYEVEAFSKHTHRRRLSVKPGITCEWQIAGRNDIQEFEDWVQLDLRYIDNWSLWNDLIILLKTVPAVIFGKGAK comes from the coding sequence ATGTCCGCCGCCCGTAGTCACGAGGAATTCCGAATCCAGGCACTCCAAATTCTGGACGCATTGCTGGTATTTGTCGCTTTCTGGTTTGCCTGGGATCTTCGGGACGTGGTGCTGACACTCATGGACAAAGCGCCATCGGATGAGGATCATCGACAAAGCGTATTTTGGGTGCTCTACATCGCGGTTCCCTTCACCCCTCTGGTGCTTGAGCGCTTCGGCTTCTACCGGATGATGCGAACCAAGTCAGCGGGGCGAGCGGCTGCTCAACTTTTCAAGGGCGCTGCAGTCATGGCCTTATTCATTGGCATGTTCGCCCTGTTTGCAAAATACACCGATGTGCGCCGCCTCGCACTCGGCATCGGCTTCTGCAATCTGGTCCTCCTGCTCTTTGCGCGTGATCGTCTGGTCTTCCACTATCTGAGCACACGCCGCCTCAGCGATGAGGCCAAAGAGCGCATCCTGTTGGCGGGCACCAATGATGAAACCGAGGCTTTATACGGATCACTCGATGAGGATATCGTCGCTGGCTGGAAAGTGGTCGATCACTTTGACTTGGAACAGGGCAGCGTTGAAGAACTCTACAACACCATCAAGGAACATTCCATCGAGCGGGTAATCTTTGCGACCGGAGGCGCCAGCTTTGAAAAAGTGGCCGATGCCGTAGAAGCCTGCGAACTCCAAGGCATCGAGGCCTGGATTGCCGCATCATTCATCCGCAACCAGATCGCCCGTCCCGCCTTCGATTCCCTGGGCGATAAACCGATGCTGGTATTGCGCTCCACCCCTGACCTCTCATGGGAGCTTTTGTGCAAGTCACTGATAGATCGGTTTGGAGCTGCCATACTCATCCTGTTGACATCACCACTGTGGATTTTCTCCTGGTTGGGCATTAAAATCACCAGTCCCGGCGCCCCGGCTTTTTTCCATCAGCGCCGCTCAGGTCGCTATGGCAAACCCTTCCGCATGTGGAAATTTCGCACAATGGTCCCTGATGCGGAGGCTCAACTGACAAGAATCAAAGAGGAGCATGGCAATGAAATGGAGGGTCCCGTCTTCAAGTTGGGCAGGGATCCGCGCGTATTACCCTTTGGCCGCCTCCTGCGGCGCTTCAGCATCGATGAGTTGCCCCAGCTGTACAACGTTCTGCGAGGCGACATGAGTCTGGTCGGCCCACGCCCCCTGCCACTGTATGAGGTGGAGGCCTTTTCCAAACACACCCACCGTCGCCGCCTCAGCGTCAAACCAGGCATCACATGTGAGTGGCAGATCGCCGGCCGCAACGATATCCAAGAGTTCGAAGATTGGGTGCAGCTCGACCTGCGTTACATCGACAATTGGTCGCTGTGGAATGATTTGATCATTCTCCTTAAGACGGTTCCGGCAGTGAT